The following are encoded together in the Vigna unguiculata cultivar IT97K-499-35 chromosome 2, ASM411807v1, whole genome shotgun sequence genome:
- the LOC114173743 gene encoding pentatricopeptide repeat-containing protein At3g22690, whose product MATTLHPSSIVLVPTSVKEAKPRTTNSSQKLLANCKTLNELKQLHCDMMKKGLCHKPSGHFNKLVAACVQIGTLESLDYARNAVQDDGVSMPSLYVYNCLIRGYASAGLGEQAILLYIQMVVMGMVPDNYTFPFLLSACSKTMKLWEGVQVHGAAVKMGLDGDTFVSNSLIHFYAECGKVELGRKVFDKMLERNVVSWTSLINGYAGRDMAKEAVSLFFQMVEAGVEPNPVTMVCVISACAKLKDLELGKKVCAYICESGVELNALMVNALVDMYMKCGDICSARRIFEECTDKNLVMYNTIMSNYVYHGWAGDALVILDEILRKGPRPDKVTMLSTIAACAHLGDLSVGKSSHAYVLRNGLEGWDNILNAIVDMYMKCGERGAACKVFEHMPNKTVVTWNSLIAGLVRDGDVESAWRIFDEMQERDLVSWNTMINALVQASMFEEAIELFREMQNQGIEGDRVTMVGIASACGYLGALDLAKWVCTYIEKNDIHMDLQLGTAVVDMFSRCGDPSSAMHVFRRMEERDVSAWTAAIGVMAMEGNTEGAIELFNEMLKQKVKPDDVVFVALLSACSHGGSVDQGRQVFWSMEKTHRTSPQIVHYGCMVDLLGRAGLLEEALHLIQSMPMEPNDVMWGSLLAACRKHKNVELAHYAAEKLTQLAPERVGVHVLLSNIYASAGKWTDVARVRLQMKEKGVQKVPGSSSIEVHGLIHEFTSGDESHAENTQIELMLQEINCRLSKIGYVPDTTNVLLDVDEQEKEHLLSRHSEKLAMAYGLITTAQGIPIRVVKNLRMCSDCHSFTKLVSKLYNREITVRDNNRYHFFKEGYCSCGDYW is encoded by the coding sequence ATGGCTACAACCCTTCATCCATCTTCTATTGTTTTAGTTCCCACAAGCGTGAAGGAAGCTAAACCCAGAACCACAAACTCATCCCAAAAGTTACTTGCAAACTGCAAAACCCTGAATGAACTGAAGCAGTTGCACTGTGACATGATGAAGAAAGGGCTGTGTCACAAGCCTAGTGGTCACTTTAATAAGCTCGTTGCTGCTTGTGTTCAGATAGGTACCCTTGAGAGTTTGGACTACGCTCGAAATGCTGTTCAGGATGATGGTGTAAGCATGCCCTCTTTGTATGTGTATAACTGTCTTATTAGAGGTTATGCCTCAGCAGGGTTAGGTGAACAAGCAATCTTGCTTTACATTCAGATGGTGGTGATGGGCATGGTGCCTGACAACTACACCTTCCCGTTTTTGCTGAGTGCGTGCTCTAAGACTATGAAGCTTTGGGAGGGTGTTCAAGTTCATGGGGCGGCTGTTAAGATGGGTTTGGATGGAGATACCTTTGTCAGCAActctttgatacatttttatgCTGAATGCGGGAAGGTTGAATTAGGGCGAAAGGTGTTTGACAAAATGCTTGAAAGAAACGTGGTGTCTTGGACTAGTTTGATAAATGGTTATGCTGGGAGAGACATGGCAAAGGAGGCTGTTTCTCTGTTCTTTCAGATGGTTGAGGCTGGTGTGGAACCCAACCCGGTGACCATGGTTTGTGTTATATCTGCTTGTGCCAAATTAAAGGATCTTGAATTGGGTAAGAAGGTATGCGCTTATATTTGTGAGTCGGGTGTGGAACTTAATGCACTCATGGTGAATGCATTAGTTGATATGTACATGAAATGCGGGGATATATGTTCTGCAAGGCGGATTTTTGAGGAATGTACTGATAAGAATTTGGTTATGTACAACACTATCATGTCAAATTATGTGTACCATGGGTGGGCCGGTGATGCGCTCGTGATTTTGGATGAAATACTGCGAAAAGGACCACGACCGGATAAGGTAACCATGTTATCTACGATTGCAGCCTGTGCACATTTGGGTGATCTTTCAGTTGGGAAGTCATCCCATGCTTATGTCTTACGGAATGGACTTGAAGGTTGGGATAACATTCTCAATGCCATCGTTGACATGTACATGAAATGTGGCGAAAGAGGAGCAGCTTGCAAAGTTTTTGAGCATATGCCAAACAAGACGGTGGTGACATGGAATTCGCTAATTGCAGGTTTGGTTAGAGATGGTGATGTGGAATCAGCTTGGAGAATCTTTGATGAGATGCAAGAGAGGGATCTTGTATCTTGGAACACAATGATCAATGCATTGGTTCAAGCAAGCATGTTCGAGGAAGCAATTGAGCTATTTAGAGAGATGCAAAACCAAGGGATAGAAGGAGATAGAGTGACGATGGTGGGTATTGCTTCTGCCTGTGGATATTTAGGAGCTCTTGATCTTGCCAAGTGGGTATGTACTTACATTGAGAAAAATGACATTCACATGGACTTGCAGCTTGGCACAGCTGTAGTTGACATGTTTTCTAGATGTGGTGATCCCTCAAGTGCTATGCATGTTTTCAGAAGAATGGAGGAACGGGATGTGTCTGCCTGGACTGCTGCCATTGGAGTTATGGCAATGGAGGGAAATACAGAAGGGGCCATTGAGCTTTTCAACGAGATGCTCAAACAAAAGGTGAAACCAGATGATGTTGTTTTTGTGGCACTATTATCAGCATGTAGCCACGGTGGTTCTGTGGACCAAGGAAGGCAAGTTTTTTGGTCAATGGAGAAAACCCACAGAACAAGCCCTCAAATTGTCCACTATGGATGCATGGTTGATCTGCTTGGTCGAGCTGGGCTGTTGGAAGAAGCTCTGCATCTCATACAAAGCATGCCAATGGAACCTAACGATGTTATGTGGGGATCTCTGCTGGCAGCTTGTCGGAAACACAAAAATGTTGAATTGGCACATTATGCAGCCGAAAAGTTAACACAATTGGCCCCTGAAAGAGTTGGAGTTCATGTGCTGTTATCCAACATATATGCATCAGCTGGGAAATGGACTGATGTAGCAAGAGTGAGGTTGCAAATGAAGGAGAAAGGGGTCCAGAAAGTGCCTGGATCAAGCTCCATAGAGGTTCACGGATTGATTCACGAGTTTACCTCGGGTGATGAATCACACGCAGAGAACACCCAGATTGAACTAATGCTACAGGAAATAAACTGCAGGCTAAGCAAAATAGGATATGTTCCTGATACAACCAACGTTTTACTTGATGTTGATGAGCAGGAGAAAGAGCACTTACTCAGCAGACATAGTGAGAAGCTAGCCATGGCTTATGGATTAATAACTACTGCTCAAGGTATACCCATACGGGTAGTAAAAAATCTTCGAATGTGTTCTGATTGtcattcatttacaaaattagtgtCAAAACTATACAATAGGGAAATTACAGTTAGAGACAATAACAGGTATCATTTTTTCAAGGAAGGATATTGTTCTTGTGGAGATTATTGGTAA
- the LOC114173842 gene encoding serine/threonine-protein kinase STY13-like, with translation MDSERDAVVKTPKREFEAEGALNSKMKGSGNISSKDMIFRADKIDLKSLDAQLEKHLSRVWSRNAETKRPKEEWEVDLAKLDLRYVVAQGAYGTVYRGTYDSQDVAVKVLDWGEDGVATPAEAAALRASFRQEVAVWHKLDHPNVTKFVGASMGTSNLKIPSKNSNGEEETLPSRACCVIVEFIAGGTLKQYLIKNRKKKLAYKVVVQLALDLARGLHYLHSKKIVHRDVKSENMLLSPSRNLKIADFGVARVEAMNPSDMTGETGTLGYMAPEVLDGKPYNRRCDVYSFGICLWEIYCCDMPYPDLSFADVSSAVVRQNLRPDIPRCCPSALSNIMRRCWDANPNKRPEMDEVVRMLEALDTSKGGGMIPEDQNSGCFCFAPTRGP, from the exons ATGGATTCAGAAAGAGATGCTGTTGTTAAGACACCAAAGAGGGAATTTGAAGCAGAAGGGGCTCTGAATTCAAAGATGAAGGGTTCTGGAAACATAAGCAGTAAGGATATGATATTCAGAGCTGATAAGATTGATCTGAAGAGTTTGGATGCGCAGCTGGAAAAGCACTTGAGCAGGGTTTGGTCAAGGAACGCTGAGACAAAACGGCCCAAAGAGGAGTGGGAGGTTGATTTGGCCAAATTGGATCTACGATATGTTGTGGCTCAGGGAGCGTATGGTACTGTGTACAGGGGCACCTATGATTCTCAAGACGTTGCtg TGAAAGTATTGGACTGGGGTGAGGATGGTGTAGCTACCCCTGCTGAAGCTGCTGCTTTACGTGCATCTTTTAGACAGGAGGTTGCTGTCTGGCACAAACTTGACCATCCTAATGTGACAAAA TTTGTTGGAGCTTCGATGGGCACTTCAAATCTTAAGATTCCCTCAAAAAATTCGAATGGAGAGGAAGAGACCCTTCCTTCTAGGGCATGCTGTGTCATTGTTGAGTTTATCGCAGGTGGGACACTTAAGCAATACTTGATcaagaataggaagaagaaATTGGCTTACAAGGTTGTGGTTCAGCTGGCTTTGGATCTTGCAAGAGG TCTTCATTATTTACACTCGAAGAAAATTGTTCACCGAGATGTTAAATCAGAGAATATGTTACTAAGCCCTAGTCGTAATCTGAAAATAGCTGATTTTGGAGTTGCTCGTGTTGAAGCTATGAATCCAAGTGACATGACAGGTGAAACTGGAACTCTTGGATACATGGCCCCAGAG GTTCTTGATGGGAAGCCTTACAACAGGAGATGCGATGTCTATAGCTTTGGCATTTGCTTGTGGGAAATTTACTGCTGTGATATGCCTTATCCAGATCTAAGCTTTGCTGATGTGTCATCTGCAGTTGTTCGCCAA AATTTACGACCAGACATTCCTAGGTGTTGTCCAAGTGCCTTATCAAACATCATGCGGAGATGTTGGGATGCGAATCCGAACAAGCGCCCGGAAATGGACGAGGTGGTGAGAATGCTGGAAGCACTTGATACCAGCAAAGGTGGTGGAATGATACCAGAAGATCAGAACTCAGGGTGCTTCTGTTTTGCTCCAACCCGTGGCCCCTGA
- the LOC114166406 gene encoding uncharacterized protein LOC114166406: MAFRIAKNFRLTLIELGSGRRAFTSPTTPKMKPVSRVMDGDGNSRSGMSVKAELAPVYIVGGFVCVALVIGTHTAFQQLVRSPQVHVNKKRRETLPEVSDPDRTVNSAGKFIDGSFLRKVGQIQENRATLNDPVHPNPFTRPRTPETLKTVGVEPSRR; encoded by the exons ATGGCTTTCAGGATAGCG AAAAATTTTCGATTGACGTTGATTGAACTGGGAAGTGGAAGGCGAGCATTTACGAGTCCCACCACTCCGAAAATGAAGCCGGTGTCCCGAGTGATGGACGGTGATGGTAACTCGAGATCTGG GATGAGCGTGAAGGCAGAGCTTGCACCCGTGTATATCGTGGGCGGATTTGTGTGTGTGGCTTTGGTGATTGGAACACACACTGCGTTTCAACAATTGGTGCGGTCTCCACAGGTTCACGTCaacaagaaaagaagagaaacgCTGCCGGAGGTGTCTGATCCTGATCGCACCGTCAACTCCGCCGGAAAATTCATCGACGGTTCGTTCTTAAGAAAAGTGGGTCAGATTCAGGAAAACAGGGCCACACTCAACGACCCTGTGCACCCTAATCCATTCACCCG TCCTCGAACTCCTGAGACATTGAAGACGGTGGGCGTTGAACCAAGCAGGCGTTGA